The proteins below come from a single Lepeophtheirus salmonis chromosome 4, UVic_Lsal_1.4, whole genome shotgun sequence genomic window:
- the LOC121116428 gene encoding uncharacterized protein yields MESSYSSRIPSSPHRLSRHKISKRSDPSEVKEMKKIRRAKANDRERHRMHMLNTALEKLRLVLPAFPDETKLTKIETLRFANNYIWSLKESISALENGTPLPFSSMLNGRCVQGDESNEKPGESNPALKGCAVLAQSMLSQSLDCVDISSITNFYSKQDHQVVVQEPPKIKVESSPHYASSNEEHLQHQEYPNQRYPSFDDTYQEHEQSATYQEDWSSQNSYSYYPTTTYDDSNLNPYNL; encoded by the coding sequence ATGGAGAGCAGCTACAGTAGTCGAATCCCTTCCTCCCCACATCGACTCTCACGGCACAAAATCTCTAAACGGTCGGATCCCTCAGAggttaaagaaatgaaaaagatCCGACGTGCAAAGGCGAATGATAGAGAACGTCATCGAATGCACATGCTCAACACAGCCCTGGAAAAACTCCGACTCGTTTTGCCAGCCTTTCCAGACGAAACAAAACTCACAAAAATTGAAACTCTTCGCTTTGCTAATAATTATATCTGGTCGCTCAAAGAGTCCATATCAGCCCTTGAGAATGGGACACCCCTTCCATTTTCTTCCATGCTCAATGGGAGATGTGTACAAGGAGATGAGAGCAATGAGAAGCCCGGAGAGTCGAATCCTGCCTTAAAAGGCTGTGCTGTTTTGGCTCAGTCCATGTTAAGTCAAAGTTTGGACTGTGTTGATATCTCCTCCATcacaaacttttattcaaagcAAGACCATCAAGTAGTAGTCCAGGAGCCTCCAAAAATCAAAGTCGAATCTAGTCCCCACTATGCCAGCTCCAATGAAGAGCACTTACAACATCAGGAATATCCCAATCAAAGATACCCTTCATTCGACGACACATATCAGGAACATGAGCAATCAGCCACATATCAGGAGGATTGGAGCAGTCAAAATAGTTATTCTTATTATCCTACAACAACATATGATGACTCCAATTTGAACCCATATAACTTATGA